ATCGGCCTGCACGTCGCCGTCGGCGTCCCGGTGCACGGCGGCGGACACACCCAGGGCGCGCTGTGCGTTTACGGCAACCGGGCCGAGCACCCCGAGGAAACGCTGATCACCCTGCTGTCCGGGATCGCCGCCCAGGTCGGGCAGTACCTCGAACGGCGCCGCGCCGAGGAGCTCGACATCGAGCTGGCCCGCACCAAGGACGAGTTCCTCGCCCTGGTCACCCACGAGCTGCGCAACCCGCTCGCGGTGATCACCGCGACCACCGCGCTGTTCGACGAGGAGATCGGCACCCTCGACGACGACGGGCAACGCAAGCTGGTCCACACCATCGCCGGCAGCTCCCAGCGGCTGACCGTGCTCGTCGACGACCTGCTCGACCTGGCCCGTCTGGAGTCCGGCCACCTGGCCCTGCACCCCACCCACACCGACCTGGGCCACATCATCCGGGACGCCGCCCAGGACCTCACCGGGCCGCTCGCCGGCAAGGGCCTGACCCTGATCCTGCACGTCCCGGACCCGCTGCCGCTGTACGCCGACCCGGACCGGCTCCGCCAGGTCGCCGACAACCTGCTGTCGAACGCCGTCAAGTACACCCCCGACGGCGGGACGATCACCGTCACGGCGGCCATCGACGCTGTCCACGAGGAGATCACCTGGACGGTGACCGACACCGGCATCGGCATCCCGGCCGGCGAGCGGCACCGGATGTTCCGGCGCTTCTACCGCGCCTCCAGCGCCATCGACCGGCGCATCCCCGGCACCGGCCTGGGCCTGGTCATCACCCGGGCCATCGTCGAGGGCCACCACGGCAGCATCACCCTCGGCGACCAGATCGGCCCGGGCACCACGTTCCGCCTCAGGCTGCCGGTCAAGGCCCCGCTGGCCGGCTCCTGATCAGCGGGGCTGGTCGAACTGCCGGGAGATGACGTGCACGCGGTTGGCGGTGTGGTCGGCGCGGACCGTGTCCAGGCCCTTGCGGTCCAGGTCGGCCGCGTAGTCGCCCTGGCCCGGGGTGAGCGCCATCATCGCGATGTGCTGGTCGTGTGAGAAATCCGCGAGGTCCTCGGCCATCACGGCCTTCATGAGCGCGTCCGCCACCGGCTGCGCGCCCTCGTCGACCGCGATCTGAACCATAAGGTGCTCCTGACCGGTGTCGGCCCACCTCGCGTGCGCGATCCACACGCACCGCACCTGCGGATGCCGCAGGATCCGCGCCGCGAACGCGTCCCGCAGCGCCACCGCGACCGGATGCGTCGACCAGGTCAGCATCACGCTCCGGCCACCCGGATCCTGCTGGATCAGCGCGTGGCTCACCAGGGCCAGCGGGAGCCTCGCCCACTCCCGGGTGGCGAACAGGGCGAGCTTCTCGACACCGGTCGCCTGGTGGATGTCGATGAGCCGGGCGGCGTCGCAGTGCACGGACCCGGCGGCTTGCGGCTGCCACTGCTGCCGGCAGGCCTCGCTGGTGTAGCCGGGCAGCATCGGGCCGGAGTCGCGGTCACCGATGAACTGCACCTTGCCGCCCTCACTGACCGGCACGAACACGCCGCCGGCGAGGAGCGCGGCGAGCAGGGCGTCGGCCTCGTCGCCGGGCCGGCCGCGGTCGAGGACGGCGGCGAGGTCATCGTTGGAACCGGACACGGGCTGATCGTAAACCGTCGATCAGCGTGCGGGTTGCCCCGGAACGCCGGCCGCCACCGGCGACGGCGAGCTGCCGGCCCGCGTCGTCGCCGGTGGTGGCCGGCGTTCCGGGGGCTCAGCTCACCTTCTCCTTGGCCGGCTCCCCGGCGGCGCCGTCGAGGACCCGGTCGTGGCGCAGCGAGGTACGGGCGGTCTCCTTGGCGAACAGCACCGAGAGCACCGTGAGGACGACGGCGACGGTCATGTAGATCGCCACGGCGGTGGTGTTCGGGGCCGCGGTGTCGCCGAGCAGCTTCAGGGCGATGATCGGGGCGAGCGCGCCGGCCAGGATCGAGGCCAGCTGGTAGCCGACCGAGGCGCCGGTGTAGCGCACCGAGGTGCCGAACAGCTCGGAGAAGAAGGCGGCCTGCGGGGCGTACATCAGGGCGTGCAGGATCAGGCCGACCAGGATCGCGAGGATGATCTTCGGCTCCGACTTGCTCTCCAGCAGGCCGAAGAAGACGTACATCCAGAGGCCGAGGCCGATCGCGCCGGTGAGGTACAGCGGGCGGCGGCCGACCCGGTCGGAGAGCGCGCCGAACAGCGGGACGATCACGAACTGGACGGCGGAGCCGATCAGCAGCGCGGTGAGGATCTTGCCCTTGTCCGAGGCGGTCCCGGCGAACGTGGTCAGGTAGGTGATCGAGATGACGGTGACCAGGTAGTACCCGATGTTCTCGGCGAGCCGCATGCCCATCGCCAGGATGACCTCACGCGGGTACCGGCGGACGACCTCCAGCAACGGCTGGTGGTCCTTCCTGGTGGCGGCCCGCGCCTCCTGGAAGACCGGGGACTCCTCGATGCTCAGCCGCACCCAGAGGCCGACCAGCACCAGGACCGCGCTGAGCAGGAACGGGATCCGCCAGCCCCAGGCGTTGAACGCCTCGTCCGACTGGACCAGCGCGAGCAGCCACAGCACGCCGGTGGCGAGCAGGTTGCCGAGGGCGACGCCGGCCTGCGGCCACGAGGACCAGAAGCCGCGCCGGGCGTCGTCGCCGTGTTCGGCGGCCATCAGCACCGCGCCGCCCCACTCGCCGCCGACCGCGAAACCCTGGGCCAGGCGGCAGGTCAACAGCAGGATCGGGGCGGCGATGCCGATGCTGGCGTACGTCGGCAGCAGGCCGATCGCGATGGTCGCGACGCCCATCATCAGCAACGAGACGACCAGCATCTTCTTGCGGCCGACCCGGTCACCGAAGTGCCCGAAGACGACGCCGCCGAGGGGCCGGGCGGCGAAGCCGAGGGCGTAGGTGCCGAACGCGAGCAGGGTGCCGGTGACCGGGTCGGACTTGGGGAAGAACAGGGTGCCGAAGACCAGGGCGGCGGCCGAGCCGTAGAGGAAGAAGTCGTACCACTCCACGGCGGTGCCGACCAGGGAGGCGAAGACTACCTTGACTATCGGGGCACGTGTCGCGGTGGCGGACATGTGGCTCCTCTCAACGAATCTCAACGACGTGCAGTGTGACGTAGGTAACGGGACGCTACGTCCTCGCAGGTCAGGAAGCCCATGGGTGGCATCCACACATCGCCATATCTCTAGGTGTGGTCCGGCTCCAGGGGTGCCCGGAGCCGGTGCAGGCGCAGGGCGAGCTGGAGATCCAGGACGCGGCGCGGGTGCTGCCAGTCGTCGCCGAGCAGCTGGGCGACCCGGTCCAGGCGCTGGGTGACCGTGTTGACGTGCACGTGCAACGCCTCGGCCGCCTTGGCCAGGCCGCCGCCCTGGTCGAAGTAGACCTCCAGGGTGGTGATCAGGGCCGTGCCGCGGCGGGCGTCGTAGTCGATGACCGGGCCGAGGACGGCGTGCACGAACCCCGGGACGTCCCGGCGTTCGCCGAGCAGCAGGCCGACGTACCCCAAGTCTTTGGTGCCGGCCCCGGACCCGGCACGACCGAGAGTGATCAGCGCACTCAGACACTGATCCGCCTCGCGGAACGCGGGCGCGACCGCGACCGCGCCGCGGGCCGGACCCGCGCCGCCCGCGGTGACCGGCCGTCCCAGCGCGCGGCTCAGCTCCTTGGCCACCTGTTTCGCGGTGCCGGCCGGATCCTCCCCGGGCAGCAGCAGGGTCACCCGGCCGTCGCGGGCCATCGCCAGGCCACGCCGGTTGGCGACGAAGGTACGCGCCCAGGAGACGGCGCGCTGCCGCAGGCCCTCGCCGGGGTCGTCACCGGCTGCCACGATCACGTACGGCGCGTCCAGGTCCAGCCCCAGCCGCGCGGCCCGGTCCCGCACCGCGTCCGGGTCGCGCACCGGGCGGCTGATCAGGTCGTCGAGCAGGTCGCCGCGGACCTGCGCCTCGGCCTCCGCGACGGTGCGCCGGAACAACAGCAGCAGCGCGGTGACCTGCGCGGCCCGCTCCAGGATCCGCTGGTCGGCGGGCTCCAGCGGCTCGGCCGGCCGGAAGACCAGCGCACCCAGGTTGTCGGCGCCGGCCACGATCGCCGCGATGATCAGGTCGTTGCGGCGTACGCTGCGCCCCTCCCCCCGGGAGGCCGCGACCGCCTCCCCCACCGTGGTCTCGTCCGGTTCCGGCATCAGCACGTCCCGCCCCGGAGTCCGCGCCGTGGCCAGCGTCCGCCCCTGCGCGTCGATCACCAGCAGCGCGCCCTGGAGCACGTCGACCAGGTCGGCCGCCACGTCGTCGACGCCACCGCCGCGCAGCACCACCGAGGTCATCCGGTCGTGCGCGGCGGCCGCCCGTTCCACCGACTGGCTGTGCGCCCGGATCGTCGAGTTGGCCGCGGACAGTTCGCCGAGCGCGGTCTGCGTCTCGCTGAGCAGCCGCGCGGTGTCCAGCGCCACCGAGGCGTGCGCCGCCAGGGACAGCAGCAGCGCGACCTCCTCGCGGGCGAACGGCCGCTCGGCCCGGTTCGCCGCGAACAGCACGCCGATCACCGTCGACCCGAGGCGCATCGGCACGCCGAGGATCGCGATCAGGCCCTCGTCGCCGACACCCATGTCGATGTCGGTGGTGTGGGCGAACCGGACGTCGCGCGGATAGTTGGCGGTCGCGTACGGCGTGCCGGTCTGCGCGACCAGCCCGCCCAGGC
Above is a genomic segment from Actinoplanes ianthinogenes containing:
- a CDS encoding ATP-binding protein — its product is MPSRSAPVYCSGTVVGDPGQVLAVALQAYIAIEPTGRVIGWNPAAENTFGYRRGEACGRDLADLIIPARLRDAHRAGLVRLAAGGPARVLGQALSLVAVHQDGHEFPIDLMLTATDESCGTVFHAFVTDTTVSRRVSRYAAVESAVNRGLAEAGTYAAAAGRVVEALGVHMDWPVAELWLADTERRLITCIARHTAPGLRLGAFAFTELEPGVGLPGTVYQQSRPRWIPDLVADRTSPRSRIAAAIGLHVAVGVPVHGGGHTQGALCVYGNRAEHPEETLITLLSGIAAQVGQYLERRRAEELDIELARTKDEFLALVTHELRNPLAVITATTALFDEEIGTLDDDGQRKLVHTIAGSSQRLTVLVDDLLDLARLESGHLALHPTHTDLGHIIRDAAQDLTGPLAGKGLTLILHVPDPLPLYADPDRLRQVADNLLSNAVKYTPDGGTITVTAAIDAVHEEITWTVTDTGIGIPAGERHRMFRRFYRASSAIDRRIPGTGLGLVITRAIVEGHHGSITLGDQIGPGTTFRLRLPVKAPLAGS
- a CDS encoding MFS transporter, producing the protein MSATATRAPIVKVVFASLVGTAVEWYDFFLYGSAAALVFGTLFFPKSDPVTGTLLAFGTYALGFAARPLGGVVFGHFGDRVGRKKMLVVSLLMMGVATIAIGLLPTYASIGIAAPILLLTCRLAQGFAVGGEWGGAVLMAAEHGDDARRGFWSSWPQAGVALGNLLATGVLWLLALVQSDEAFNAWGWRIPFLLSAVLVLVGLWVRLSIEESPVFQEARAATRKDHQPLLEVVRRYPREVILAMGMRLAENIGYYLVTVISITYLTTFAGTASDKGKILTALLIGSAVQFVIVPLFGALSDRVGRRPLYLTGAIGLGLWMYVFFGLLESKSEPKIILAILVGLILHALMYAPQAAFFSELFGTSVRYTGASVGYQLASILAGALAPIIALKLLGDTAAPNTTAVAIYMTVAVVLTVLSVLFAKETARTSLRHDRVLDGAAGEPAKEKVS
- a CDS encoding SseB family protein yields the protein MSGSNDDLAAVLDRGRPGDEADALLAALLAGGVFVPVSEGGKVQFIGDRDSGPMLPGYTSEACRQQWQPQAAGSVHCDAARLIDIHQATGVEKLALFATREWARLPLALVSHALIQQDPGGRSVMLTWSTHPVAVALRDAFAARILRHPQVRCVWIAHARWADTGQEHLMVQIAVDEGAQPVADALMKAVMAEDLADFSHDQHIAMMALTPGQGDYAADLDRKGLDTVRADHTANRVHVISRQFDQPR
- a CDS encoding helix-turn-helix domain-containing protein produces the protein MNARVGGIDYLDLLAREAALVEFERPLIAARAAGASTAELDELEQAKLLALRVRALLERRRRREEELSALYDTAGDLAGLRDVDAVLRAIVHRVRTLLNVDVSYMTLNDAERGDTYMRITDGSVAASFQKLRLPPGAGLGGLVAQTGTPYATANYPRDVRFAHTTDIDMGVGDEGLIAILGVPMRLGSTVIGVLFAANRAERPFAREEVALLLSLAAHASVALDTARLLSETQTALGELSAANSTIRAHSQSVERAAAAHDRMTSVVLRGGGVDDVAADLVDVLQGALLVIDAQGRTLATARTPGRDVLMPEPDETTVGEAVAASRGEGRSVRRNDLIIAAIVAGADNLGALVFRPAEPLEPADQRILERAAQVTALLLLFRRTVAEAEAQVRGDLLDDLISRPVRDPDAVRDRAARLGLDLDAPYVIVAAGDDPGEGLRQRAVSWARTFVANRRGLAMARDGRVTLLLPGEDPAGTAKQVAKELSRALGRPVTAGGAGPARGAVAVAPAFREADQCLSALITLGRAGSGAGTKDLGYVGLLLGERRDVPGFVHAVLGPVIDYDARRGTALITTLEVYFDQGGGLAKAAEALHVHVNTVTQRLDRVAQLLGDDWQHPRRVLDLQLALRLHRLRAPLEPDHT